From a region of the Actinopolymorpha singaporensis genome:
- a CDS encoding MASE1 domain-containing protein, whose protein sequence is MDRARALRLLVVGCQILGVAAAWYATGKFGLMFLGTGHGVRPWWPAAGVALVGLLLFGPIVTPGIFVGAFPIEATIPGVPLASALLTTVGVTLAPLCGYFLLRRVGFRIELDRIRDALALVLLAAFAATTISATFAVGARVIFGGIPFSLASWLTWWTGDVMGVISVTPFLLSLRNRRWRDRPLRRSQWIEILALVIGSFVVVLLATKTIGTLYVAFVFVGWAAWRFRLVGASSCSLLASPNARWHPDAKAMIVSEDQRLVSSTTRRERYSGAGRVRLPHLTRGQPTVMPRRLAAIRSYTPDLRARASTSPGSRLHALTASDSKAADGERAFPAYDAVSRCGCEVIRRHCHLGGRRRPGRTGPTNTTPWRSSRLAP, encoded by the coding sequence ATGGACAGAGCCCGAGCGCTCCGTCTTCTGGTCGTGGGATGCCAGATCTTGGGCGTGGCCGCCGCCTGGTACGCGACTGGCAAGTTTGGCCTGATGTTTCTGGGTACGGGACACGGTGTCCGCCCTTGGTGGCCTGCGGCGGGCGTTGCCCTTGTGGGGCTTCTCCTGTTCGGCCCGATTGTCACCCCGGGCATCTTCGTGGGGGCCTTCCCGATTGAGGCGACGATCCCTGGCGTCCCGTTGGCCTCCGCCCTGTTGACCACGGTTGGAGTAACCCTGGCGCCTCTGTGCGGGTACTTTCTGCTCCGCAGAGTCGGATTCAGGATCGAGCTGGACCGGATCAGGGACGCCTTGGCGCTGGTGTTGCTCGCTGCCTTCGCCGCCACGACGATCAGTGCAACCTTCGCTGTCGGCGCGCGGGTGATCTTTGGGGGGATCCCATTCTCGCTTGCCAGCTGGTTGACGTGGTGGACCGGGGACGTGATGGGCGTCATTTCTGTCACACCGTTCTTGCTGTCCCTTCGGAATCGGCGGTGGCGTGACCGTCCATTGCGCCGGAGCCAGTGGATCGAGATTCTCGCCCTGGTGATCGGCTCCTTCGTTGTCGTCTTACTGGCCACCAAAACGATCGGAACCTTGTACGTCGCGTTCGTGTTCGTCGGATGGGCGGCATGGCGGTTCCGACTTGTCGGTGCATCCTCTTGCTCGTTGCTCGCCTCACCCAATGCGCGCTGGCATCCCGACGCAAAAGCCATGATCGTCAGCGAAGATCAGCGTCTCGTCTCGTCGACAACCCGCAGGGAGCGCTACTCCGGTGCGGGACGCGTTCGCCTCCCGCACCTCACCCGTGGCCAGCCCACCGTCATGCCCCGACGCCTGGCGGCGATCCGGTCGTACACGCCCGACCTGAGGGCCAGGGCGTCAACGTCGCCCGGTAGCCGTCTCCATGCGCTGACGGCGTCGGACTCGAAGGCTGCCGACGGCGAAAGAGCGTTTCCCGCCTATGACGCGGTCTCGCGCTGCGGCTGTGAAGTTATCCGGCGGCACTGCCACCTCGGTGGGCGCCGTCGTCCCGGTCGAACAGGACCAACCAACACCACGCCCTGGCGGTCAAGCAGGCTGGCGCCGTAG